In a genomic window of Streptomyces pristinaespiralis:
- the ctaE gene encoding aa3-type cytochrome oxidase subunit III, producing MSVVATATTVETGHAHPSVNRPNLTSVGTIIWLSSELMFFAALFAMYFTLRSVTGAEFWAEKADALNFPFSATNTTILVLSSLTCQLGVFAAERGDVKKLRTWFVITFVMGAIFIGGQVFEYTELVKHEGLSLSSDPYGSVFYLTTGFHGLHVTGGLIAFLLVLGRTYAARRFTHEQATAAIVVSYYWHFVDVVWIGLFATIYMIK from the coding sequence ATGTCGGTCGTGGCGACAGCAACGACAGTAGAAACCGGGCACGCGCACCCGTCGGTCAATCGACCGAACCTCACCAGCGTCGGAACCATCATCTGGCTGAGTTCCGAGCTGATGTTCTTCGCGGCCCTCTTCGCGATGTACTTCACCCTGCGATCGGTGACGGGTGCCGAGTTCTGGGCAGAGAAAGCCGATGCGCTGAACTTCCCGTTCTCGGCGACCAACACCACGATCCTGGTGCTCTCCTCACTCACCTGCCAGCTCGGCGTGTTCGCCGCCGAGCGGGGCGACGTGAAGAAGCTCCGCACCTGGTTCGTGATCACATTCGTGATGGGTGCCATCTTCATCGGCGGTCAGGTGTTCGAGTACACCGAGCTGGTCAAGCACGAGGGGCTCTCCCTCTCGTCCGACCCGTACGGCTCGGTGTTCTACCTGACCACCGGTTTCCACGGCCTGCACGTGACGGGCGGTCTCATCGCCTTCCTGCTGGTCCTGGGAAGGACCTACGCGGCCAGGAGATTCACCCACGAGCAGGCAACCGCCGCCATCGTCGTGTCCTACTACTGGCACTTCGTCGATGTCGTCTGGATCGGCCTCTTCGCCACGATCTACATGATCAAGTAA
- the qcrC gene encoding cytochrome bc1 complex diheme cytochrome c subunit, producing MKKLSARRRHPLAAVVVLLLALAATGGLYAAFAPADKAQADTTAQSLAIKEGQKLYTVGCASCHGTGGQGTSDGPSLVGVGSASVDFQVGTGRMPAQQPGAQVPEKRNIYTQAEIDQLAAYVASLGAGPITPTEKQYSPEGADIAKGGELFRNNCAQCHNFTGEGGALTEGKYAPSLEGVSPKHLYEAMQTGPQNMPSFPDTTMPEQQKRDIIAYVKTVNGEETPTPGGFALGGLGPVSEGLFGWIFGLGSLIAVAIWVAAHTAKAKKS from the coding sequence GTGAAAAAGCTCTCCGCACGACGACGCCATCCGCTGGCGGCGGTCGTCGTCCTACTCCTCGCGCTGGCGGCCACTGGGGGGCTGTACGCCGCGTTCGCACCCGCGGACAAGGCGCAGGCCGACACAACCGCCCAGTCCCTCGCCATCAAGGAGGGGCAGAAGCTCTACACCGTCGGCTGCGCAAGCTGCCACGGAACCGGCGGTCAGGGCACCTCAGACGGCCCGTCCCTGGTCGGTGTGGGCTCAGCCTCCGTCGACTTCCAGGTCGGCACGGGGCGCATGCCCGCCCAGCAGCCCGGCGCGCAGGTGCCGGAGAAGAGGAACATCTACACGCAGGCCGAGATCGACCAGCTCGCGGCCTACGTCGCCTCCCTGGGCGCAGGTCCGATCACGCCGACCGAGAAGCAGTACAGCCCGGAGGGCGCGGACATCGCCAAGGGTGGCGAGCTGTTCCGCAACAACTGCGCCCAGTGCCACAACTTCACCGGTGAGGGCGGCGCGCTGACCGAGGGCAAGTACGCCCCGAGTCTGGAGGGGGTCAGCCCCAAGCACCTCTACGAGGCCATGCAGACCGGCCCGCAGAACATGCCCTCCTTCCCCGACACCACGATGCCCGAGCAGCAGAAGCGGGACATCATCGCGTACGTCAAGACCGTGAACGGCGAAGAGACGCCGACGCCCGGCGGCTTCGCGCTGGGTGGCCTGGGCCCCGTCAGTGAGGGCCTGTTCGGCTGGATCTTCGGTCTCGGTTCGCTGATCGCTGTTGCCATCTGGGTCGCGGCCCACACCGCTAAGGCCAAGAAGTCATGA
- the qcrA gene encoding cytochrome bc1 complex Rieske iron-sulfur subunit: MSSQDIPEENLPAEQGAAHDAAHGGTTAVAQRHDDPFADPGLPAHRPRIQDIDERAAKRSERAVAFMFTLSMLATIGFIAAFVIFPVDKIVFIWPLGHISALNFSLGVTLGLALFCIGAGAVHWARTLMSDVEVADDRHAIEAEPEVKAKVLADFADGARESAIGRRKLIRNTMFGALAMVPLSGVVLLRELGPLPEDKLRKTLWAKGKQLINMNTNEPLRPEDVSVGSLTFVMPEGLKESDHNFNTEIAKAAVMIVRLQPEDIKDKRELEWSHEGIVAYSKICTHVGCPISLYEQQTHHVLCPCHQSTFDLSDGARVIFGPAGHPLPQLRIGVNAEGNLEALGDFEEPVGPAFWERG, from the coding sequence ATGAGTAGCCAAGACATTCCAGAAGAGAACCTGCCCGCAGAGCAGGGCGCCGCGCACGACGCGGCTCACGGTGGCACCACCGCCGTCGCACAGCGCCACGACGATCCCTTCGCCGATCCGGGACTGCCGGCCCACAGGCCGCGCATCCAGGACATCGACGAGCGGGCCGCCAAGCGCTCCGAGCGCGCCGTCGCCTTCATGTTCACGCTGTCGATGCTGGCCACGATCGGCTTCATCGCCGCCTTCGTGATCTTCCCGGTCGACAAGATCGTCTTCATCTGGCCGCTCGGACACATCAGCGCGTTGAACTTCTCGCTGGGTGTGACGCTGGGCCTCGCGCTCTTCTGCATCGGCGCGGGCGCCGTCCACTGGGCGCGCACCCTGATGTCCGACGTGGAGGTCGCCGACGACCGGCACGCGATCGAGGCCGAGCCCGAGGTCAAGGCCAAGGTCCTGGCCGACTTCGCGGACGGTGCCAGGGAGTCCGCGATCGGACGGCGCAAGCTGATCCGCAACACCATGTTCGGCGCGCTGGCCATGGTGCCGCTCTCCGGTGTGGTCCTGCTGCGCGAGCTCGGCCCGCTGCCCGAGGACAAGCTCCGCAAGACGCTGTGGGCCAAGGGCAAGCAGCTCATCAACATGAACACCAACGAGCCGCTGCGTCCCGAGGACGTGTCGGTGGGTTCGCTGACCTTCGTCATGCCCGAGGGCCTGAAGGAGAGCGACCACAACTTCAACACCGAGATCGCCAAGGCGGCCGTGATGATCGTCCGGCTCCAGCCGGAGGACATCAAGGACAAGCGTGAGCTCGAGTGGTCCCACGAGGGCATCGTGGCCTACTCGAAGATCTGCACGCACGTCGGTTGCCCGATCAGCCTGTACGAGCAGCAGACGCACCACGTCCTCTGCCCGTGCCACCAGTCCACCTTCGACCTCTCCGACGGCGCCCGCGTCATCTTCGGTCCGGCCGGTCACCCGCTTCCGCAGCTGCGGATCGGTGTGAACGCCGAGGGCAACCTCGAGGCGCTCGGCGACTTCGAAGAGCCCGTCGGTCCTGCCTTCTGGGAGCGCGGATGA